From Dasypus novemcinctus isolate mDasNov1 chromosome 8, mDasNov1.1.hap2, whole genome shotgun sequence, the proteins below share one genomic window:
- the LOC101424888 gene encoding olfactory receptor 13C7-like, translating to MENASQTSSVAEFVLLGLSAHPKLEKTFFLLILLMYLVILLGNGVLILVTVTVSCLHTPMYFFLGNLSFLDICYTTSSVPLILDSFLTPRKTIPFSACAVQMFLSFAMGATECLLLGMMAFDRYVAICNPLRYPVVMSKAAYVPMAASSWAAGSAASIVQTCLAMRLPFCGNNIINHFTCEILAVLKLACADISINVISMGVTNVIFLAVPVLFIFVSYIFILTTILKIPSAEGRRKAFSTCSAHLTVVVVFYGTILFMYGKPKSKDPLGADKQDLSDKLISLFYGVVTPMLNPIIYSLRNKDVKAAVRTLVIQKRFTQ from the coding sequence ATGGAAAATGCCAGTCAGACTTCATCTGTGGCAGAGTTTGTCTTGCTGGGACTCTCTGCCCACCCAAAACTGGAGAAAACATTCTTTCTGCTCATCCTGCTGATGTACCTGGTGATCCTGCTGGGCAATGGTGTTCTTATCCTAGTAACTGTCACTGTCTCCTGCCtacacacacccatgtacttcttcctgggGAACCTCTCTTTCCTGGACATCTGCTATACAACCTCCTCAGTCCCCCTCATTCTTGACAGCTTCCTGACTCCCAGGAAAACCATCCCTTTCTCAGCCTGTGCTGTGCAGATGTTCCTCTCCTTTGCCATGGGAGCCACAGAGTGCCTGCTCCTGGGCATGATGGCGTTTGATCGCTACGTGGCCATCTGCAACCCCCTTAGATACCCCGTGGTCATGAGCAAGGCTGCCTACGTGCCCATGGCTGCCAGCTCCTGGGCAGCTGGAAGTGCTGCCTCCATAGTTCAAACATGCTTGGCAATGAGGCTGCCCTTCTGTGGGAACAACATCATCAACCACTTCACCTGTGAGATCCTGGCTGTCCTGAAGTTGGCCTGTGCTGACATCTCTATCAATGTGATCAGCATGGGGGTGACAAATGTGATATTTCTGGCAGTCCCAGTACTGTTCATCTTTGTCTCCTATATCTTCATACTCACCACTATCCTGAAGATCCCTTCAGCCGAGGGCAGGAGAAAGGCCTTCTCCACCTGCTCTGCCCACCTCACAGTCGTGGTCGTCTTCTATGGGACCATCCTCTTCATGTATGGGAAACCCAAGTCCAAGGATCCACTGGGGGCAGACAAACAGGACCTTTCAGACAAGCTCATCTCCCTCTTCTATGGGGTGGTGACCCCCATGCTCAACCCCATCATCTACAGCCTGAGGAACAAGGATGTGAAGGCAGCTGTGAGGACCCTGGTGATTCAGAAACGCTTCACCCAGTGA
- the LOC101424431 gene encoding olfactory receptor 13C7-like has product MEVANQTTVTEFVLLGLSAHPRLEKTFFVLILLVYLVILLGNGVLILVTVSDSRLHTPMYFFLGNLSFLDICYTTSSIPLVLDGFLTPRKTISFSACAVQMFLSFAMGATECLLLGMMAFDRYVAICSPLRYPMVMSKAAYVPMAASSWVAGGTNSLVQISLAVQLPFCGDNIINHFTCEILAVLKLACADISINVISMGVANVIFLGVPVLFIFVSYIFILTTILRIPSAEGRRKAFSTCSAHLTVVVIFYGTILFMYAKPKSKDPLGADKQDISDKLISLFYGVLIPMLNPIIYSLRNKDVKAAVKKLVSWKCFSQ; this is encoded by the coding sequence atggaAGTGGCCAACCAGACCACTGTGACAGAGTTTGTCTTGCTGGGACTCTCTGCCCATCCAAGGCTGGAGAAaacattctttgtgctcatcctgcTGGTGTACCTGGTGATCCTGCTGGGCAATGGGGTCCTCATCCTGGTGACCGTGTCTGACTCGCGCCTACACacgcccatgtacttcttcctgggGAACCTCTCCTTCCTGGACATCTGCTACACAACCTCTTCCATCCCTCTAGTACTTGATGGTTTCCTGACTCCCAGGAAAACTATTTCATTCTCAGCCTGTGCTGTGCAGATGTTCCTCTCCTTTGCCATGGGAGCCACAGAGTGCCTGCTCCTGGGCATGATGGCATTTGATCGCTACGTGGCCATCTGCAGCCCCCTAAGATACCCTATGGTTATGAGCAAGGCTGCCTACGTGCCCATGGCTGCCAGCTCCTGGGTAGCTGGTGGAACCAACTCCTTGGTGCAGATCTCTCTTGCAGTGCAATTACCCTTTTGTGGAGACAACATCATCAACCACTTTACCTGTGAGATCCTGGCTGTCCTAAAGTTGGCCTGTGCTGACATCTCCATCAATGTGATCAGCATGGGGGTGGCTAATGTGATCTTCCTGGGGGTGCCAGTACTGTTCATCTTTGTCTCCTACATCTTCATCCTCACCACCATCCTGAGAATACCTTCAGCTGAGGGGAGGCGAAAGGCCTTCTCAACTTGCTCTGCCCACCTCACTGTGGTGGTCATTTTCTATGGGACTATTCTTTTTATGTATGCAAAGCCCAAATCAAAGGACCCCCTTGGAGCAGATAAGCAGGATATTTCAGACAAGCTCATCTCTCTCTTCTATGGGGTATTGATTCCCATGCTCAACCCCAtcatctatagtcttagaaataaGGATGTGAAGGCAGCTGTGAAGAAACTGGTGAGTTGGAAATGCTTCAGCCAGTGA